A genomic stretch from Ooceraea biroi isolate clonal line C1 chromosome 3, Obir_v5.4, whole genome shotgun sequence includes:
- the LOC105276982 gene encoding facilitated trehalose transporter Tret1, with protein MEATGMISGVPVRQEGRKLWQYLASISASIMAIAVGTALAWTSPVLPQLYEANSWLVINKEQGSWVSSLLALGAMFSAVPSGPMADKLGRKKSLLLLTVPFLLSWAIIVVASSLWLINVARFIVGIGVGTACVLVPTYISEIAEISTRGMLGALFQLALTIGILLAFILGSVMNYTAFTLICALVVVGFLAAFVWMPESPVWLVNQKRKPEATLAMTVLRGGAYDPSEELEEMQREAEQAASRKSSVFDLIRTPAARKALLASLGGMLFQQLSGINAVIFYTVTIFEASGSSIPANIASIIVALVQVVMSAVAALIVDRAGRKPLLMFSSGVMSVSLIALGLYFNLQAKGNDVSQLGWLPLTSLTLFMIAFSVGLGPIPWMLMGELFPAETKAVASGVAVMLNWFLVFLVTKTFPTMNEELGADTTFWIFAAIMAIATVFTYFFVPETKGKSLQEIQEELQNGVQSNRIKAMA; from the exons ATGGAGGCTACCGGGATGATTAGTGGTGTTCCTGTGCGCCAGGAAGGCAGGAAGCTGTGGCAGTACCTGGCATCTATTTCCG CCTCCATAATGGCCATCGCCGTTGGCACCGCTCTAGCTTGGACGTCTCCGGTGCTACCCCAGCTGTATGAAGCGAATTCTTGGCTGGTCATCAACAAGGAACAAGGATCCTGGGTGAGCTCGTTGCTGGCTCTGGGAGCGATGTTCAGCGCTGTTCCATCCGGGCCGATGGCCGACAAACTTGGCCGCAAGAAATCGCTTCTGCTACTGACAGTCCCGTTTCTCCTCTCCTGGGCGATCATCGTAGTCGCGTCCAGCCTGTGGCTGATCAACGTGGCCAGGTTCATAGTGGGCATCGGCGTCGGGACGGCCTGCGTCCTCGTGCCGACTTACATCTCCGAGATCGCGGAGATCTCGACCCGAGGTATGCTCGGCGCTTTGTTCCAGTTGGCCCTCACGATTGGCATTCTGCTGGCCTTCATCCTCGGATCCGTGATGAACTACACGGCTTTCACCCTGATCTGCGCTCTCGTAGTGGTCGGCTTCCTGGCTGCCTTCGTGTGGATGCCTGAGTCGCCCGTTTGGCTGGTG AACCAGAAGCGGAAGCCAGAAGCCACGTTGGCGATGACGGTCCTGCGAGGCGGTGCCTACGATCCGTCCGAGGAACTCGAGGAGATGCAGCGGGAAGCCGAGCAGGCAGCGTCGAGGAAGTCCAGCGTGTTCGATCTCATCCGCACCCCGGCGGCCAGGAAGGCCTTACTAGCTTCGTTGGGTGGCATGTTGTTCCAGCAATTGTCAGGCATAAACGCGGTGATCTTCTATACTGTCACTATCTTCGAAGCATCCGGAAGCTCGATACCGGCGAATATTGCCTCTATAATCGTGGCACTCGTTCAG GTGGTGATGTCAGCTGTGGCAGCTCTGATTGTCGATCGCGCCGGAAGGAAGCCGCTGCTAATGTTTTCCTCAGGTGTTATGTCGGTGAGTCTCATCGCTCTCGGTTTATACTTCAATCTCCAGGCGAAAGGAAATGACGTCAGCCAACTCGGCTGGCTACCGCTCACGTCTTTGACGTTATTCATGATCGCCTTCTCCGTTGG GTTGGGTCCGATACCGTGGATGCTGATGGGCGAACTGTTTCCCGCGGAAACCAAGGCGGTGGCTTCCGGTGTCGCCGTGATGCTGAATTGGTTCCTGGTGTTTCTGGTGACGAAGACCTTCCCAACGATGAACGAGGAGTTGGGCGCGGACACCACCTTTTGGATCTTCGCCGCGATCATGGCGATCGCTACCGTGTTCACGTACTTCTTCGTACCGGAAACCAAGGGAAAATCTTTGCAGGAGATCCAGGAGGAGCTGCAGAATGGCGTTCAGTCGAATCGAATTAAGGCAATGGCTTGA